A genomic segment from Brucella pseudogrignonensis encodes:
- a CDS encoding type VI secretion system-associated protein TagO has protein sequence MRILLATAAAILVAGPTYAQTTPQECSAIGDSLQRLTCFDKLFPKSEVAEQKAEAAEGESDLARWEITEEKSPIDESPRITAFITPKSTGSSKPLLGEPSIVLRCYDKKTSVVYLHNQFGMNDQTGVTYRIGSEPAKTEKWSRSDNYRAVGLWSGNKAVPFIKKLKNGETLAIQTDNPRSEAVFDLGNVEEVAAKLAAACNWK, from the coding sequence GTGAGAATTCTTTTGGCGACAGCAGCCGCTATACTTGTTGCTGGGCCCACTTACGCACAGACAACACCGCAGGAATGTTCTGCCATTGGTGACAGCCTCCAACGCCTGACCTGCTTTGACAAGCTTTTTCCAAAGAGTGAAGTAGCCGAGCAAAAGGCAGAGGCGGCAGAAGGTGAAAGCGACTTGGCAAGATGGGAGATAACCGAAGAAAAATCTCCGATTGATGAAAGCCCGCGCATCACGGCGTTTATAACTCCCAAAAGTACAGGCAGCAGCAAGCCGCTGCTTGGAGAACCGTCAATCGTCTTACGCTGTTACGACAAGAAAACCTCTGTAGTCTATTTGCACAATCAATTCGGCATGAATGACCAAACAGGCGTGACGTATCGGATAGGTTCAGAGCCTGCGAAAACGGAGAAATGGAGCCGATCAGACAACTATCGCGCTGTTGGCCTCTGGTCGGGTAACAAAGCGGTTCCTTTTATCAAGAAACTAAAGAACGGCGAGACACTTGCGATCCAGACAGACAATCCAAGAAGTGAAGCCGTCTTTGATCTTGGGAACGTCGAAGAAGTGGCTGCGAAACTAGCAGCCGCCTGCAATTGGAAATGA
- a CDS encoding PD-(D/E)XK nuclease-like domain-containing protein: MTDTFQQVGQALNGLATGLSQERVWKGEIITKNGVYSMVPIETYHRETSLFDGFSISSSSLRTVLRRPLEYWYASPYNPNAVEPEGSKALDFGKAAHMLLLGEEGFSERYALRPKEYDDNKGASKPWNANSTACKSWLKKQADEGRAVITETEIAHIKNIAEALSQKEAIRLGILNGRIERSIFAKRNGIWLKNRPDVIPNDGGDFVDLKTAASVDDDSLSKAIFAHGYHIQAGFTRMVVREVLGEQAFSSFTFVFVEKTAPYDVRVVTLKDADIDLGEAQARIALDTLEKCIRLNDWPGYDGHDQHISYVEMPPWARNRVEEQIKYSEKAA, from the coding sequence ATGACTGACACCTTCCAGCAAGTGGGCCAAGCGTTAAACGGATTGGCAACAGGACTTTCACAAGAACGCGTCTGGAAAGGTGAAATCATCACCAAGAACGGCGTTTATTCCATGGTTCCGATAGAAACCTATCACCGCGAAACCAGCCTGTTTGATGGGTTCTCAATCTCGTCATCAAGCCTTCGCACAGTTCTACGCCGTCCGCTCGAGTACTGGTACGCCAGCCCATACAATCCGAATGCTGTTGAGCCAGAAGGCTCTAAGGCGCTCGACTTCGGTAAAGCTGCTCACATGCTTCTCTTGGGCGAAGAAGGCTTCTCTGAACGGTATGCGCTGCGTCCAAAGGAATACGACGATAACAAGGGCGCTTCTAAGCCTTGGAATGCGAATTCCACCGCCTGCAAATCATGGCTCAAGAAACAGGCTGATGAAGGCCGCGCCGTTATCACTGAGACAGAGATTGCGCACATTAAGAACATCGCTGAAGCGCTTTCACAAAAGGAAGCAATTCGCCTTGGTATTCTGAACGGACGCATTGAGCGATCAATTTTCGCCAAACGTAACGGCATCTGGTTAAAGAACCGGCCAGACGTAATCCCCAATGATGGCGGCGATTTCGTTGACCTGAAAACGGCGGCGTCTGTCGATGATGACAGCTTGTCGAAGGCGATCTTCGCACACGGTTATCATATCCAGGCTGGCTTTACCCGCATGGTTGTCCGTGAGGTGTTGGGCGAACAGGCTTTCTCCTCTTTCACCTTCGTATTTGTCGAGAAAACAGCTCCTTACGATGTGCGTGTAGTGACGTTGAAAGACGCCGATATCGACCTTGGCGAAGCGCAGGCGCGTATTGCTCTCGACACACTGGAGAAGTGCATCAGGCTCAACGATTGGCCCGGATATGACGGCCATGATCAGCACATTTCCTACGTCGAAATGCCGCCATGGGCGCGCAACCGCGTCGAAGAACAAATCAAATATTCCGAGAAGGCAGCATAA
- a CDS encoding carph-isopro domain-containing protein — protein sequence MTITPAEYVITKLGGLTKTARACGKPVSTVQGWNERGTIPQRHWSALKDAAEVEGVSLEYADFVNTHQSPETSSAA from the coding sequence ATGACCATCACACCAGCCGAATACGTGATCACTAAGCTTGGAGGTCTTACGAAGACCGCTAGAGCTTGCGGAAAGCCTGTTTCGACCGTTCAGGGATGGAATGAACGAGGAACTATTCCTCAAAGACATTGGTCAGCGTTGAAGGACGCTGCCGAGGTGGAGGGTGTTTCCCTCGAATACGCAGATTTCGTAAATACACATCAATCCCCAGAAACATCGAGTGCAGCATGA
- a CDS encoding LexA family transcriptional regulator, translating to MTKHRFSVTSHFKALRERAGYSMDDLAKAIGYARASSIQRYENDAEFSKDYLAQDLADKLSDVLVGKGTPPIELDEVQAMGNRDARSRFISGGTKPLVSSFDPDEPDHVGDETLTFGSETGFRGAPEGTSPQIDITGGMGAGGLSIVSEGVPGHKGMTFAADAVSDYWRLPPAIYTSLGLHPQDTVFVPVQGDSMYPTLEEGDVVVVDTRHRWPSPDGIYAILDEIGGLVIKRLEVSQENGENVIRIISDNTRHRIKEKNPDDVFIVGRVLRRFGVIK from the coding sequence ATGACAAAGCACCGTTTTTCAGTAACTTCTCACTTCAAAGCGCTTCGCGAGCGCGCAGGTTATTCAATGGATGATCTGGCAAAAGCGATTGGTTACGCTAGGGCATCAAGCATCCAGCGCTATGAAAATGATGCTGAGTTCAGCAAGGATTATTTGGCACAGGATCTCGCTGATAAGCTTTCCGATGTTCTGGTTGGTAAGGGAACGCCACCTATTGAGCTTGACGAGGTGCAAGCCATGGGGAACAGAGACGCTCGGTCTAGGTTCATTTCTGGCGGCACTAAACCACTAGTCTCCAGCTTTGACCCAGATGAGCCAGACCACGTTGGAGACGAAACCTTAACCTTTGGCTCCGAAACTGGCTTTCGTGGGGCACCAGAAGGAACATCGCCCCAGATCGACATTACAGGCGGCATGGGGGCTGGTGGGTTGTCAATTGTAAGTGAGGGTGTACCTGGACATAAGGGCATGACGTTTGCAGCTGATGCCGTGTCCGACTATTGGCGCTTGCCGCCAGCGATTTACACGTCTCTTGGCCTTCACCCACAAGATACCGTATTCGTCCCGGTTCAAGGCGACAGCATGTACCCGACGCTTGAGGAAGGCGATGTGGTTGTTGTCGATACCCGTCACCGCTGGCCCTCGCCTGACGGCATTTACGCAATCCTCGATGAGATTGGTGGGCTTGTAATCAAGCGCCTCGAAGTCTCTCAGGAGAACGGCGAAAACGTAATCAGAATTATTTCTGACAACACGCGCCACCGGATCAAAGAAAAGAACCCGGACGATGTATTCATCGTGGGCAGAGTTCTAAGACGCTTCGGTGTGATTAAGTAA